The segment TAATGAAGAATTAATCAGAAAAACTATGGCAGGTATTAATAAATCAGAATTACCAAAAATCGAAACAGTTCATTTAGCTGATTATGTAGAAGAGGATTACCCATTTGTTACAGATCCAATGCCTAATCTTTATTTTACAAGAGACCCATTTGCTTCAATAGGAAACACTATCAGCATGAACAAAATGTATTCTGTTACAAGAAACAGAGAAACTATATACTCTGATTATATATTTAATTATCATCCAGATTTCAAAGGAACTAAGAGAGCATATGATAGAACATTTGAATCTCATATAGAAGGTGGAGATATATTAAACCTTACAGAAAAAGTTTTAGCTATAGGTATTTCTCAAAGAACAGAAGCACCAGCAATAGAAAGAATAGCAAAAAGCCTTTTCTTCGAAACTGAAGGAAACAAAATTGAAACAATTTTAGCATTCAAAATACCAAATTCTAGAGCATATATGCATTTAGATACAGTATTTACTCAAGTTGATTATGACAAGTTCACAATCCACCCACAAATAGAAGGACCTCTTCAAATATTTGAAATAACAAAAGGTCAAGGAAACGACATTAAAATTGTTGAAATAGAAATGACACTTCAAGAAGTATTATCTAAATACTTAGAATGTGACGTTAAACTTATAAGATGTGGTGGCGGAGATTACGTAATATCTCAAAGAGAACAATGGAACGATGGTTCAAACACACTTTGCATAAGACCAGGTGAAGTTGTTGTTTACTCAAGAAACTATGTAACTAACAAAATATTAGAAGATTACGGTATAAAAATACATGTAATTCCTTCATCAGAATTATCAAGAGGCCGTGGTGGTCCAAGATGTATGTCAATGCCTTTAATCCGTGAAGCATAAAAGCATTGTACACACACTTAAACTAATATATATACAAAAACTAAAAAATATACTAAAATTATAATATCATATTAGGAGGAGATTTGCAATGTCAGTAAATTTAAGAGGACGTTCATTTTTAAAATTATTAGATTTTACACCAGCTGAAATAAGATACTTATTAGACTTATCAAAAAATTTAAAAGATATGAAAAGAGCTGGAGTAGCTCACAAAAACCTTGAAGGTAAAAATGTTGCAATATTATTTGCAAAAGATTCAACTAGAACTAGATGTTCATTTGAAGTTGGAGCAATGGATTTAGGAATGGGTGTTACTTACCTTGGACCTACAGGTTCTCAAATGGGTAAAAAAGAATCAATAGCAGATACAGCTAGAGTTTTAGGAAGAATGTATGATGGTATTGAATACAGAGGATTTGAACAAGAAATAGTTGAAGAATTAGCTAAATATGCAGGAGTACCAGTATGGAATGGACTTACAAATGAATTCCACCCAACTCAAATGCTTGCTGACTTATTAACTATTGAAGAACATTTCGGAAGATTAAAAGGAATTAACTTTGTTTACATGGGAGATGCAAGAAACAACATGGGTAACTCTTTAATGGTTGCTTGTGCTAAAATGGGATTAAACTTCACAGCTTGTGCTCCAAAAGCACTATTCCCAGCTGATGAATTAGTAGCTACTTGCAAAGAAATAGCTAAAGAAAACGAATGTACTATAACATTAACTGATGATGTTATGGCTGGAACTAAGAATGCAGATGTTATCTATACAGATGTATGGGTATCTATGGGAGAACCAGACGAAGTTTGGGCTACAAGAATAAAAGAATTAAAACCATTCCAAGTAAATAAAGCAGTTATGGATAATGCTAACTCAGGTGCTATATTCATGCATTGTCTACCAGCTTTCCACGATCTTAAGACTAAGGTTGGAAAAGAAATGGGAGAAAAATTCGGAATAAGCGAAATGGAAGTAACAGATGAAGTATTTGAATCAAAACAATCTGTTGTATTTGATGAAGCTGAAAATAGAATGCATACAATTAAAGCTATAATGGCTGCAACTGTAGGACTATAGTATAAAAATTAATATTGCCCCTTATGTATTTAAGGGGCTTTTTATTTGTTAAGCTATAGATTTAATATACTTATGATGAAACAATAATTAGAATTAATATAATAATATTTTGAGGTGAAAGATAGATGAAAAAATTAGTTATTGCATTAGGTGGAAACGCTTTAGGTAAAACTCCAGAAGAACAATTAGAACTTGTTAAAAAGACAGCTAAAACTATAGTTGACTTAGTAGAAGAAGGATACAGAGTTATTGTAGGACATGGAAACGGTCCTCAAGTAGGAATGATTAACTTAGCAATGGATTTTGCAGCAAATAATGGTGCAAATACTCCATTAATGCCTTTTGCAGAATGCGGAGCAATGAGCCAAGGATATATAGGTTACCATTTACAACAATCAATAAAAAATGAACTAAGAGTTCGTAACATCAAAAAGAATGTTGCAACTG is part of the Haloimpatiens sp. FM7315 genome and harbors:
- the arcA gene encoding arginine deiminase, translating into MAIKVTSEIKPLKKVLLHRPGAEIENLTPEYLERLLFDDIPFLEVAQKEHDAFAQVLRDNGVEVVYLHKLAAEVIADPKLKEKFIRQFIAEAHVKNEKVQENLYNFLNSFKDNEELIRKTMAGINKSELPKIETVHLADYVEEDYPFVTDPMPNLYFTRDPFASIGNTISMNKMYSVTRNRETIYSDYIFNYHPDFKGTKRAYDRTFESHIEGGDILNLTEKVLAIGISQRTEAPAIERIAKSLFFETEGNKIETILAFKIPNSRAYMHLDTVFTQVDYDKFTIHPQIEGPLQIFEITKGQGNDIKIVEIEMTLQEVLSKYLECDVKLIRCGGGDYVISQREQWNDGSNTLCIRPGEVVVYSRNYVTNKILEDYGIKIHVIPSSELSRGRGGPRCMSMPLIREA
- the argF gene encoding ornithine carbamoyltransferase, translated to MSVNLRGRSFLKLLDFTPAEIRYLLDLSKNLKDMKRAGVAHKNLEGKNVAILFAKDSTRTRCSFEVGAMDLGMGVTYLGPTGSQMGKKESIADTARVLGRMYDGIEYRGFEQEIVEELAKYAGVPVWNGLTNEFHPTQMLADLLTIEEHFGRLKGINFVYMGDARNNMGNSLMVACAKMGLNFTACAPKALFPADELVATCKEIAKENECTITLTDDVMAGTKNADVIYTDVWVSMGEPDEVWATRIKELKPFQVNKAVMDNANSGAIFMHCLPAFHDLKTKVGKEMGEKFGISEMEVTDEVFESKQSVVFDEAENRMHTIKAIMAATVGL